A genomic stretch from Aedes albopictus strain Foshan chromosome 2, AalbF5, whole genome shotgun sequence includes:
- the LOC115258566 gene encoding FK506-binding protein 5-like isoform X2: MKIIQSVLLVTAIAVTVAFPTPQEEKTTSKTAKDEEHVPTVQKIEIHVEVKAMSPDVKMPATVTVSEAHEPLASPKDKNLESKKSEDSVQVTKASETSKPSETVELHKIKKIQVVVQPTPAEESVAKKSDVKSDVEGTSEKVEQVKSLPVAVKSVPSETVKEVEKEKTTLEQKPTTSDALSTTSESKSVKIENSQAKSAEPRQDTATSQPRPVIVEAPVMKSNENKLQDLEDKIETTKAVKVETKQQAKDDDDSKEDNSSEESPKDTVRVVSDETPEDAVKESKAEMIKDEKETKMQTDDALKETVVPVVTEGMKQGAKSVEDETVIPIVEDLPNKKQSVEAEPTYRMIPVTVVIEKPKVKEITIRTVAPVEKKEEEKPVEKKEEAKVIEPESGAEKSVESEMPKETIAKVDVSASPVADADSVTPEEELPLVKAIDPITVKADVQELTVTEEQKEDTPATRTVDPIKDTVEPVTVEVSAVNVAEESLKAVEEPVPVAEPSPAVEPEEVVQQDAAAADEPAKEAELKSVEPMMDEGSSTKAAVTESETAEKKVEDSSISSSTTTKALEDVTSTSEVMEKVEEAAAKEVEASTTTTTTTTTPAPVKTEGKKGKKKLPGSNNKQNTI, encoded by the exons ATGAAAATCATCCAGTCTGTTCTCCTGGTTACGGCGATCGCCGTCACCGTAGCATTTCCAACTCCCCAAGAAGAAAAAACGACCTCCAAAACTGCGAAAGATGAAGAGCATGTTCCAACGGTACAAAAGATTGAAATTCACGTTGAAGTCAAGGCCATGTCACCGGACGTTAAAATGCCGGCCACGGTGACCGTATCGGAAGCTCATGAGCCTCTAGCAAGTCCCAAGGACAAGAACCTTGAATCCAAGAAATCAGAGGACTCAGTGCAGGTTACTAAGGCTTCAGAAACCTCGAAGCCGTCAGAAACTGTTGAGCTGCACAAGATAAAGAAAATACAGGTGGTCGTACAACCAACACCAGCTGAGGAAAGCGTAGCGAAAAAGAGTGATGTTAAATCAGATGTTGAAGGTACATCGGAAAAAGTCGAGCAAGTAAAGAGCCTGCCGGTTGCGGTTAAATCAGTTCCCTCTGAAACCGTGAAAGAAGTTGAAAAAGAAAAGACTACGTTGGAGCAGAAACCAACAACAAGTGATGCTCTATCAACTACCTCCGAATCCAAATCAGTGAAGATTGAAAACTCTCAGGCTAAATCTGCAGAACCGAGGCAAGATACAGCTACTTCTCAACCAAGGCCAGTGATTGTTGAAGCTCCGGTAATGAAATCAAATGAGAATAAGCTACAAGACCTTGAAGATAAAATAGAAACAACTAAAGCTGTCAAGGTAGAAACCAAACAACAAGCTAAGGACGATGATGATTCGAAAGAGGACAACTCGAGCGAAGAGTCACCTAAGGACACCGTTAGGGTAGTCTCGGATGAAACTCCAGAAGACGCTGTAAAAGAATCAAAGGCAGAAATGATCAAGGATGAAAAAGAAACCAAAATGCAAACTGATGACGCACTAAAAGAAACCGTGGTGCCAGTGGTAACTGAAGGAATGAAGCAAGGAGCTAAGAGCGTAGAAGATGAAACTGTGATTCCTATCGTGGAGGATCTTCCAAATAAGAAGCAAAGTGTTGAGGCGGAACCAACATACAGAATGATTCCCGTTACTGTTGTGATTGAAAAACCTAAAGTGAAGGAAATTACTATCAGGACAGTTGCGCCTGtcgagaaaaaagaagaagaaaagccTGTCGAGAAAAAAGAAGAAGCAAAGGTGATTGAACCAGAATCAGGTGCTGAAAAATCAGTAGAGAGCGAGATGCCTAAGGAAACTATTGCTAAAGTAGATGTGTCTGCGTCTCCCGTTGCAGATGCAGATTCCGTCACACCTGAAGAAGAGTTACCATTAGTAAAAGCAATTGATCCAATAACTGTCAAGGCCGATGTTCAAGAACTTACAGTCACAGAAGAACAAAAAGAAGACACTCCTGCTACTAGAACCGTAGATCCGATCAAGGATACAGTTGAACCAGTTACAGTAGAAGTCTCTGCCGTAAATGTTGCGGAAGAATCACTTAAGGCAGTGGAAGAACCTGTGCCCGTAGCTGAACCCTCACCAGCTGTAGAACCTGAAGAAGTAGTTCAGCAAGATGCTGCTGCTGCCGATGAACCAGCCAAAGAGGCAGAGCTGAAATCAGTGGAACCCATGATGGATGAAGGGAGTTCAACTAAAGCAGCTGTCACAGAAAGCGAAACTGCGGAGAAAAAAGTTGAAGATTCGAGTATCAGTAGTAGTACAACCACTAAGGCGTTAGAGGATGTGACTAGCACTAGCGAAGTGATGGAGAAAGTTGAAGAAGCCGCTGCAAAGGAAGTGGAAGCTtcgacaacgacgacaacgaccacCACGACCCCTGCCCCTGTGAAGACGGAGGGCAAAAAAGGAAAGAAGAAGTTGCCAGGTTCGAACAATAAACAGAATACAAT CTAA
- the LOC115258566 gene encoding FK506-binding protein 5-like isoform X1, with amino-acid sequence MKIIQSVLLVTAIAVTVAFPTPQEEKTTSKTAKDEEHVPTVQKIEIHVEVKAMSPDVKMPATVTVSEAHEPLASPKDKNLESKKSEDSVQVTKASETSKPSETVELHKIKKIQVVVQPTPAEESVAKKSDVKSDVEGTSEKVEQVKSLPVAVKSVPSETVKEVEKEKTTLEQKPTTSDALSTTSESKSVKIENSQAKSAEPRQDTATSQPRPVIVEAPVMKSNENKLQDLEDKIETTKAVKVETKQQAKDDDDSKEDNSSEESPKDTVRVVSDETPEDAVKESKAEMIKDEKETKMQTDDALKETVVPVVTEGMKQGAKSVEDETVIPIVEDLPNKKQSVEAEPTYRMIPVTVVIEKPKVKEITIRTVAPVEKKEEEKPVEKKEEAKVIEPESGAEKSVESEMPKETIAKVDVSASPVADADSVTPEEELPLVKAIDPITVKADVQELTVTEEQKEDTPATRTVDPIKDTVEPVTVEVSAVNVAEESLKAVEEPVPVAEPSPAVEPEEVVQQDAAAADEPAKEAELKSVEPMMDEGSSTKAAVTESETAEKKVEDSSISSSTTTKALEDVTSTSEVMEKVEEAAAKEVEASTTTTTTTTTPAPVKTEGKKGKKKLPANIRGYSKRLQQDQKKSQ; translated from the exons ATGAAAATCATCCAGTCTGTTCTCCTGGTTACGGCGATCGCCGTCACCGTAGCATTTCCAACTCCCCAAGAAGAAAAAACGACCTCCAAAACTGCGAAAGATGAAGAGCATGTTCCAACGGTACAAAAGATTGAAATTCACGTTGAAGTCAAGGCCATGTCACCGGACGTTAAAATGCCGGCCACGGTGACCGTATCGGAAGCTCATGAGCCTCTAGCAAGTCCCAAGGACAAGAACCTTGAATCCAAGAAATCAGAGGACTCAGTGCAGGTTACTAAGGCTTCAGAAACCTCGAAGCCGTCAGAAACTGTTGAGCTGCACAAGATAAAGAAAATACAGGTGGTCGTACAACCAACACCAGCTGAGGAAAGCGTAGCGAAAAAGAGTGATGTTAAATCAGATGTTGAAGGTACATCGGAAAAAGTCGAGCAAGTAAAGAGCCTGCCGGTTGCGGTTAAATCAGTTCCCTCTGAAACCGTGAAAGAAGTTGAAAAAGAAAAGACTACGTTGGAGCAGAAACCAACAACAAGTGATGCTCTATCAACTACCTCCGAATCCAAATCAGTGAAGATTGAAAACTCTCAGGCTAAATCTGCAGAACCGAGGCAAGATACAGCTACTTCTCAACCAAGGCCAGTGATTGTTGAAGCTCCGGTAATGAAATCAAATGAGAATAAGCTACAAGACCTTGAAGATAAAATAGAAACAACTAAAGCTGTCAAGGTAGAAACCAAACAACAAGCTAAGGACGATGATGATTCGAAAGAGGACAACTCGAGCGAAGAGTCACCTAAGGACACCGTTAGGGTAGTCTCGGATGAAACTCCAGAAGACGCTGTAAAAGAATCAAAGGCAGAAATGATCAAGGATGAAAAAGAAACCAAAATGCAAACTGATGACGCACTAAAAGAAACCGTGGTGCCAGTGGTAACTGAAGGAATGAAGCAAGGAGCTAAGAGCGTAGAAGATGAAACTGTGATTCCTATCGTGGAGGATCTTCCAAATAAGAAGCAAAGTGTTGAGGCGGAACCAACATACAGAATGATTCCCGTTACTGTTGTGATTGAAAAACCTAAAGTGAAGGAAATTACTATCAGGACAGTTGCGCCTGtcgagaaaaaagaagaagaaaagccTGTCGAGAAAAAAGAAGAAGCAAAGGTGATTGAACCAGAATCAGGTGCTGAAAAATCAGTAGAGAGCGAGATGCCTAAGGAAACTATTGCTAAAGTAGATGTGTCTGCGTCTCCCGTTGCAGATGCAGATTCCGTCACACCTGAAGAAGAGTTACCATTAGTAAAAGCAATTGATCCAATAACTGTCAAGGCCGATGTTCAAGAACTTACAGTCACAGAAGAACAAAAAGAAGACACTCCTGCTACTAGAACCGTAGATCCGATCAAGGATACAGTTGAACCAGTTACAGTAGAAGTCTCTGCCGTAAATGTTGCGGAAGAATCACTTAAGGCAGTGGAAGAACCTGTGCCCGTAGCTGAACCCTCACCAGCTGTAGAACCTGAAGAAGTAGTTCAGCAAGATGCTGCTGCTGCCGATGAACCAGCCAAAGAGGCAGAGCTGAAATCAGTGGAACCCATGATGGATGAAGGGAGTTCAACTAAAGCAGCTGTCACAGAAAGCGAAACTGCGGAGAAAAAAGTTGAAGATTCGAGTATCAGTAGTAGTACAACCACTAAGGCGTTAGAGGATGTGACTAGCACTAGCGAAGTGATGGAGAAAGTTGAAGAAGCCGCTGCAAAGGAAGTGGAAGCTtcgacaacgacgacaacgaccacCACGACCCCTGCCCCTGTGAAGACGGAGGGCAAAAAAGGAAAGAAGAAGTTGCCAG CTAATATTCGAGGGTACAGCAAGCGTCTGCAACAGGACCAGAAGAAATCACAGTGA